One part of the Chryseobacterium mulctrae genome encodes these proteins:
- a CDS encoding NADPH-dependent FMN reductase — translation MKAIIFNGALEKRTPSTSGMLSQYFSNELSEKGIETEIFNLADAGIPLFDITLTNTPRGVELMSKKFLEADVHFWLAPLYHGSIPGVMKNCLDWLEITSGNHQPYLTDKIIGLVCWADGLQAMNGINTMESIAKSLRAWPIPYSVPVVKSSLFDNEKSSEFSSFYTNKFNKLIHIATSKKIENYNGN, via the coding sequence ATGAAAGCAATTATTTTTAATGGTGCCTTGGAAAAAAGAACTCCCTCTACATCGGGGATGCTTTCCCAATATTTCTCGAACGAGCTTTCTGAGAAAGGTATCGAAACCGAAATTTTTAATCTGGCAGATGCAGGGATTCCCTTATTTGACATCACATTAACGAATACACCAAGAGGTGTAGAATTGATGAGTAAAAAATTTCTTGAAGCCGATGTACATTTTTGGTTAGCACCGCTTTATCATGGAAGTATTCCTGGTGTTATGAAAAACTGTTTGGATTGGTTAGAAATCACATCTGGTAATCATCAACCTTATCTTACAGATAAAATCATCGGATTGGTTTGTTGGGCGGATGGATTGCAGGCGATGAATGGAATTAATACAATGGAATCAATAGCCAAATCGCTAAGAGCATGGCCAATACCTTATAGTGTTCCTGTTGTTAAATCGTCATTGTTTGATAATGAGAAGAGCAGTGAGTTCTCATCTTTTTACACAAATAAATTTAACAAACTTATCCATATAGCAACTTCGAAAAAAATAGAAAATTATAATGGAAATTAA
- a CDS encoding helix-turn-helix transcriptional regulator, whose translation MENNARDRILMFLKMRKEATSSLIAQEMGITKEGARKHLINLAKKGFIESITKTEGVGRPSTYYILTSNGLSKFPDTHADVTVQLLRSVKNLLGENALDLLINDREKATNSKYQKALKNKNTIEERLQTLVQLRSEEGYMAQWSEKEGSYFLIENHCPICAAARECQGFCRSELRNFQLIVGHNYKVERTEHILSESNRCTYKISSATE comes from the coding sequence ATGGAAAATAATGCGAGAGATAGGATTTTGATGTTTTTAAAAATGAGAAAAGAAGCTACCTCTTCACTTATTGCTCAGGAAATGGGAATAACAAAGGAGGGAGCTAGAAAGCATTTAATTAATTTAGCGAAAAAAGGATTTATTGAGTCCATTACAAAAACGGAAGGCGTAGGAAGACCTTCTACATACTACATATTAACATCAAACGGGTTATCAAAATTTCCCGATACCCATGCTGATGTTACAGTTCAGTTACTTAGATCCGTAAAAAATCTTTTGGGAGAAAATGCATTAGATTTACTAATCAATGATCGTGAAAAAGCAACCAATAGCAAGTATCAAAAAGCTCTAAAAAATAAGAATACAATTGAAGAACGTTTACAAACTCTAGTTCAGCTTAGAAGTGAAGAAGGATACATGGCGCAATGGAGTGAAAAAGAAGGCTCCTACTTTTTAATTGAAAATCATTGTCCTATTTGTGCAGCGGCAAGAGAATGTCAAGGATTTTGCAGAAGTGAGTTAAGAAATTTCCAACTAATTGTTGGGCATAATTATAAAGTTGAAAGGACTGAGCATATATTGTCAGAAAGTAATAGATGTACATATAAAATAAGCTCAGCAACTGAATAG
- the rhuM gene encoding virulence protein RhuM/Fic/DOC family protein, with translation MKTENQIEIYENIDSGVSLEVQFEGDTVWLSQSQLSELFKQTKQNISLHINNCFKEGELDVNSVVKDSLTTAADGKKYKTKFYNLDVIISVGYRVKSKQGTQFRIWANKIVKEYLVKGYAVNEQRLAQKEHEVQLLKNGIQILSRAIEEKANENEWLSVFSKGLQLLDDYDHEQLDSKGLTKKQALYPTKEDYQELINEMVVDFDSQVFGKEKDQNFQSSIAQIEKGFGENDFYPTLEEKATMLLYLVVKNHSFVDGNKRIAAACFLKFLQTNKMLYNAKNELIISNDTLASLTLFIASSKPDEMETVKRLVISVLNRNK, from the coding sequence ATGAAAACAGAAAATCAAATAGAAATTTACGAAAATATAGACTCTGGTGTTTCACTTGAAGTGCAGTTTGAAGGAGATACTGTTTGGTTATCTCAAAGTCAATTGAGCGAATTATTCAAGCAAACAAAACAAAATATAAGTCTGCATATCAATAATTGTTTCAAAGAAGGAGAGTTAGATGTGAATTCAGTTGTCAAGGATTCCTTGACAACTGCAGCAGATGGAAAGAAATATAAGACCAAATTTTACAATTTAGATGTCATCATTTCTGTTGGATATCGGGTAAAATCCAAACAAGGAACTCAATTTAGAATTTGGGCAAACAAAATCGTAAAAGAATATCTAGTAAAAGGTTATGCTGTAAACGAACAAAGATTAGCACAAAAAGAGCACGAAGTTCAACTGCTGAAAAATGGCATTCAGATTTTAAGCAGAGCGATCGAAGAAAAAGCCAATGAAAATGAATGGTTATCTGTTTTCTCAAAAGGTTTGCAATTATTAGATGATTATGATCACGAGCAATTAGATTCTAAAGGTTTAACGAAAAAACAAGCACTTTATCCAACAAAAGAAGATTACCAAGAACTCATCAATGAAATGGTGGTCGATTTTGATTCGCAGGTTTTTGGAAAAGAAAAGGATCAAAATTTTCAAAGCTCCATTGCCCAAATAGAAAAAGGTTTTGGAGAAAACGATTTTTATCCAACCTTGGAAGAGAAAGCCACGATGCTTTTGTATCTCGTGGTGAAAAATCATTCTTTCGTAGATGGAAATAAAAGAATTGCTGCAGCATGTTTTCTGAAATTTTTGCAAACCAATAAAATGCTTTACAACGCAAAAAACGAACTCATTATTAGTAATGATACTTTAGCCAGTTTGACACTCTTTATTGCTTCGAGTAAACCCGATGAAATGGAAACCGTGAAACGGTTAGTAATTAGTGTACTAAATAGAAATAAATAG
- a CDS encoding 4Fe-4S binding protein: MAIKITDDCINCGACEPECPNNAIYEGAMEWHWKDKTNLSGNVIFPDGTQKNAEDVNEAYSDEVYYIVPGKCTECKGFHDEPQCKEVCPVDCCVDDPEHRETDETLFDRQKFLHH, encoded by the coding sequence ATGGCTATAAAAATAACCGATGATTGTATTAATTGCGGAGCTTGTGAGCCTGAGTGCCCAAACAATGCAATCTATGAAGGAGCGATGGAGTGGCACTGGAAAGATAAAACTAATCTTTCAGGAAATGTTATTTTTCCAGATGGTACCCAAAAGAATGCAGAAGATGTGAATGAAGCTTATTCAGATGAAGTTTATTATATTGTGCCTGGTAAATGTACTGAATGTAAAGGGTTTCATGATGAACCTCAATGTAAGGAAGTTTGTCCTGTAGATTGCTGTGTTGATGATCCTGAACATAGAGAAACTGACGAGACTTTATTTGATCGTCAGAAATTTTTGCATCATTAA
- a CDS encoding helix-turn-helix domain-containing protein translates to MSKNLAQFTKDKRKDAKLTQQEFAEKAGVALTVVRKIEQGKDNLSLAKVNHVLQMFGNKLFPASLREIEK, encoded by the coding sequence ATGTCTAAAAATCTAGCACAATTTACCAAAGACAAACGCAAAGATGCCAAACTTACACAACAGGAATTTGCTGAAAAAGCTGGAGTCGCTTTAACGGTAGTTCGGAAAATAGAACAAGGAAAGGATAACTTAAGTCTGGCAAAAGTGAATCACGTTCTACAGATGTTTGGCAATAAATTATTCCCGGCATCATTAAGGGAAATTGAGAAATGA
- a CDS encoding 2Fe-2S iron-sulfur cluster-binding protein, translating to MEINEEDIIITVTDQNGNVHKLASPTDMGLSLKDICKIYELPMEAVCGGMAMCATCHCYILSDTVLPEKSDLEEALLSELFNSNVSSRLACQIQLTKIMNGLSIEIAREL from the coding sequence ATGGAAATTAATGAAGAAGATATTATCATCACAGTAACCGATCAAAATGGTAATGTTCATAAACTTGCATCTCCTACAGATATGGGGCTAAGTCTTAAAGATATATGCAAGATTTATGAATTGCCGATGGAGGCTGTATGTGGAGGGATGGCTATGTGTGCTACATGCCATTGCTATATTTTAAGTGACACTGTCCTTCCAGAAAAAAGTGATCTGGAAGAGGCTCTTCTTTCAGAATTGTTTAATTCGAATGTTAGCAGTAGATTAGCTTGTCAGATTCAACTAACAAAGATAATGAACGGATTGTCAATAGAGATTGCTCGAGAGCTGTAA
- a CDS encoding DUF2480 family protein has translation MENIFINKAENSGIISIDLLDYKPLTEILEFDVKDHLFMGMIVKEKQFKESIAMVDFSLYDGKVVAVICSVDAIIPPWVYMLLAEKFYQHAAHLDFLDSDQVLLNLWKQNIQNADLQQYSNQKVVVKARSDIDPALYLLASSLLKSFVKSLMYGEIGMPKVIFKN, from the coding sequence ATGGAGAATATTTTCATCAACAAAGCAGAAAATTCGGGCATAATTTCAATTGACCTGCTAGATTACAAACCCTTAACAGAAATTCTGGAGTTTGATGTAAAAGATCATCTTTTCATGGGTATGATCGTTAAAGAAAAGCAATTTAAAGAATCTATAGCTATGGTTGATTTTTCCTTGTATGACGGAAAAGTTGTGGCAGTGATTTGTTCTGTTGATGCAATTATTCCTCCTTGGGTCTATATGTTGTTGGCGGAAAAATTTTACCAACACGCTGCTCATCTAGATTTTTTAGATTCAGATCAGGTTCTTCTGAATCTTTGGAAGCAAAATATTCAGAATGCAGATTTACAGCAATATAGTAATCAAAAAGTTGTAGTAAAAGCAAGATCTGATATAGATCCTGCATTATATCTTTTGGCATCTTCATTATTGAAATCATTTGTAAAAAGTCTTATGTACGGAGAAATAGGAATGCCGAAGGTAATTTTTAAAAATTAA
- a CDS encoding type I restriction endonuclease subunit R yields the protein MPSQTNELALETAIEKVLCGISTEDIKNGIVAEPNLPYGSNGYRIGNPADFNAKYALDEVRFWDFLETTQKDELEKLKRQSDWKIKVLDRFDKLVKKYGILRLLRKGLAVDDAHFTLFYVVPLQNSSQSIKDNFENNQFSVTRQLKYSVANPLEEIDMVIFINGIPISTIELKNHWTGQNAKVHGVNQYKHKRDIAQPLLNFGRCIVHFAVDTDEIYMTTKLDGANTFFLPFNLGNNYGKGNPPNPFGHKTSYFWQDVLRRESIANIIQHFVRFDGAENDALSKKTLFFPRYHQLDVVRRLIKDSTQKGAGETYLIQHSAGSGKSNSITWLAYQLIEAYPESEAVAGSKNTNQPLFDSVIVVTDRRLLDKQLRDNIKEFSEVKNIVAPAYKSSDLKSALENGKRIIITTIQKFPFIIEGIADMSNKQFAVIVDEAHSSQSGSSADKLNEAIGNKGEDTDAVDYQDKILEAMKARKMTKNASYFAFTATPKNNTLEKFGVKQEDGSFKPFHLYSMKQAIEEGFILDVLANYTTYKSYYEIEKSIEDNPLFDTSKAQKKLRAYVEKHKQTVGTKAEIMLDHFTSSVVNTKKLKGKGKAMVVTQSIESAIRYYQALQQLLNGRGNPFKIVIAFSGTKEVDGIEYSEAQMNGFPESETKDKFDQDEYRMLVVANKYLTGFDQPKLSAMYVDKKLQGVLAVQTLSRLNRSANKLNKKTEDLFVLDFFNTVEDIKISFDPFYTSTTLSSATDINVLHELKDSLDDSGIYEQSEVEDFNEKYFNKVDAQFLSPIIDVAAQRFVSDLELEEKDKADYKIKAKQFVKIYGQVAAILPYEVMAWEKLFWFLKFLIPKLKIEDPQSDALDKLLESVDLSTYGLERVKLNAAISLDDSETELDPQNPNVRGAHGEEEKDELENIINGFNEKWFQGWEATSEEQRVKFISLIQAVQTHRDFESKYALNSDDQNRELAFRKIVDDEMSRRRKVDMDLYKLYAQDSSFNQAFMNALKQGVNLR from the coding sequence ATGCCATCACAAACCAACGAACTCGCACTCGAAACTGCCATAGAAAAAGTACTCTGCGGTATTTCGACAGAAGATATAAAAAACGGAATAGTTGCCGAACCAAATCTACCCTACGGAAGCAATGGTTACCGTATCGGCAATCCGGCAGATTTCAATGCTAAGTATGCGCTGGATGAGGTGCGTTTTTGGGATTTTCTGGAGACGACACAAAAGGACGAATTGGAAAAACTCAAACGCCAATCTGACTGGAAAATAAAAGTTCTTGACCGTTTCGATAAGCTGGTGAAAAAGTACGGTATTTTGCGTTTGCTTCGTAAAGGTTTGGCGGTCGATGATGCGCATTTCACTTTATTTTATGTGGTGCCTTTGCAGAACAGCAGTCAGAGCATCAAGGATAATTTTGAGAATAATCAGTTCAGCGTTACCCGACAATTAAAATATTCGGTTGCCAATCCGCTGGAAGAAATTGATATGGTGATTTTCATCAACGGTATTCCTATTTCTACCATCGAGTTGAAAAACCATTGGACAGGACAAAATGCCAAAGTGCACGGCGTCAACCAATATAAACACAAGCGAGATATTGCTCAGCCTTTGCTGAATTTTGGAAGATGTATTGTACATTTTGCCGTCGATACCGATGAAATCTATATGACTACCAAACTGGATGGTGCGAATACGTTTTTCCTACCGTTCAATCTTGGTAATAATTATGGAAAAGGTAATCCGCCCAATCCTTTCGGGCATAAGACTTCTTACTTTTGGCAGGATGTTTTGCGAAGAGAAAGTATTGCCAATATCATTCAGCATTTTGTAAGGTTTGATGGTGCAGAAAATGATGCACTGAGCAAAAAGACTTTATTCTTTCCGCGATACCATCAGCTGGATGTAGTGCGAAGACTGATAAAAGACAGCACTCAAAAAGGTGCTGGAGAAACCTATCTTATCCAGCACAGTGCAGGTTCCGGCAAGTCCAATTCCATTACGTGGCTTGCTTATCAATTGATAGAAGCCTATCCTGAAAGTGAAGCTGTTGCAGGAAGCAAAAATACCAATCAGCCTTTGTTTGATTCTGTGATTGTGGTGACTGACAGACGATTGTTGGATAAGCAACTTCGTGATAATATCAAAGAATTTTCAGAAGTCAAAAACATCGTTGCTCCTGCGTACAAGTCTTCGGATTTGAAATCTGCTTTGGAGAATGGTAAAAGAATCATCATTACTACCATTCAGAAATTTCCTTTCATCATTGAAGGTATTGCAGATATGAGCAACAAACAATTCGCAGTCATTGTGGATGAAGCACACAGTTCGCAATCCGGAAGTTCTGCAGATAAACTGAATGAAGCTATCGGAAATAAAGGCGAAGATACAGATGCTGTCGATTATCAGGATAAAATTCTGGAAGCGATGAAAGCCAGGAAGATGACCAAAAACGCTTCCTATTTTGCTTTTACCGCCACACCAAAGAATAATACATTAGAGAAATTTGGTGTAAAACAGGAAGATGGTTCTTTTAAACCTTTTCATTTGTATTCGATGAAACAGGCGATTGAAGAAGGATTTATTTTGGATGTTTTAGCCAATTATACAACCTACAAAAGTTATTATGAAATTGAAAAATCGATAGAGGACAATCCTTTGTTTGATACTTCTAAAGCACAGAAAAAGCTGCGCGCTTACGTGGAAAAACATAAGCAGACCGTTGGTACAAAAGCTGAAATAATGCTGGATCATTTTACTTCTTCGGTTGTGAATACGAAAAAGCTAAAAGGCAAAGGAAAAGCAATGGTCGTAACTCAAAGCATTGAATCTGCCATCCGTTATTATCAGGCATTACAACAATTGTTAAATGGAAGAGGAAATCCTTTCAAAATCGTCATAGCATTTTCAGGAACAAAAGAAGTGGATGGGATTGAATATAGCGAAGCCCAAATGAACGGTTTTCCGGAAAGCGAAACGAAAGATAAATTTGATCAAGACGAATACAGAATGCTCGTGGTCGCCAACAAATACCTTACAGGTTTTGACCAACCCAAACTTTCTGCAATGTATGTCGATAAAAAACTGCAAGGTGTATTGGCAGTTCAAACCTTATCAAGATTAAACCGATCTGCGAACAAGCTGAACAAGAAAACTGAAGACCTCTTTGTACTCGATTTCTTTAATACGGTGGAAGATATTAAAATTTCTTTTGATCCGTTTTATACCTCGACAACATTAAGCAGTGCTACTGATATTAATGTATTGCACGAACTGAAAGACAGCTTGGATGATTCCGGTATTTATGAGCAGTCGGAAGTTGAAGATTTTAATGAAAAATACTTTAATAAAGTAGATGCCCAGTTTCTAAGTCCCATAATTGATGTGGCAGCACAACGGTTTGTTTCAGACTTAGAATTAGAGGAAAAAGATAAAGCCGATTACAAAATTAAAGCAAAACAGTTCGTAAAAATATATGGACAGGTTGCAGCGATTTTGCCCTATGAAGTGATGGCGTGGGAAAAGCTATTCTGGTTTTTGAAATTCTTGATTCCAAAGCTTAAAATAGAAGATCCACAAAGTGATGCTCTGGATAAATTGCTGGAATCTGTTGATTTGTCAACATACGGTTTGGAAAGAGTAAAACTGAATGCAGCGATATCTCTCGATGATTCAGAAACAGAACTTGATCCACAAAATCCAAATGTTCGGGGTGCACACGGCGAAGAGGAAAAAGATGAACTGGAAAACATCATTAATGGATTTAATGAAAAATGGTTTCAGGGTTGGGAAGCTACTTCAGAGGAACAACGGGTGAAATTTATATCTTTAATTCAAGCTGTTCAGACGCACCGAGATTTTGAAAGTAAATATGCTCTAAATTCGGATGATCAAAACAGAGAATTGGCTTTTAGAAAAATTGTAGATGACGAAATGTCTCGCCGAAGAAAAGTGGATATGGATTTATATAAATTGTATGCACAAGATTCCTCTTTTAATCAAGCTTTTATGAATGCTTTAAAACAAGGGGTGAATCTGCGGTAA
- a CDS encoding superoxide dismutase produces the protein MSLFKLPQLAYSYDAIEPYLDKETMTIHHQKHHQAYVDNLNAALEKADNSTTDLDLILQVISEEYSPAVRNNGGGHYNHSLFWEILSPTPKLNPEGKLIEEINKSFGSLEDLKTEIKKVALSQFGSGWAWLYVKFNGSLAVTSTPNQDNPMMNVQTTNRGFPILGFDVWEHAYYLSYQNKRADYIDCLWKVLDWSAVEKKYEEALSRIK, from the coding sequence ATGTCATTATTTAAATTACCGCAACTTGCTTATTCATATGATGCAATTGAGCCTTATCTGGATAAGGAAACAATGACCATTCATCATCAAAAACATCATCAAGCGTATGTTGATAATCTTAATGCCGCTTTAGAAAAAGCTGATAATTCAACTACAGATTTAGATTTGATTCTGCAAGTAATAAGCGAAGAATATAGTCCAGCTGTAAGAAACAATGGTGGTGGTCACTATAACCATTCCCTGTTTTGGGAAATTCTTTCTCCTACACCAAAGTTAAATCCTGAAGGAAAGCTTATTGAGGAGATTAATAAGAGCTTTGGAAGTTTAGAAGATTTAAAGACTGAAATAAAAAAAGTAGCTCTTAGCCAGTTTGGTTCCGGATGGGCATGGTTGTATGTGAAATTCAATGGTTCTCTTGCTGTAACATCAACGCCAAATCAAGACAATCCAATGATGAATGTTCAAACTACAAATAGGGGTTTTCCTATCTTAGGATTTGATGTATGGGAACATGCATATTATTTGTCATATCAAAACAAGAGAGCAGATTATATAGATTGTTTGTGGAAGGTTTTAGACTGGTCGGCAGTTGAAAAAAAATACGAAGAGGCTCTTTCAAGAATCAAATAG